One region of Chiloscyllium plagiosum isolate BGI_BamShark_2017 unplaced genomic scaffold, ASM401019v2 scaf_53, whole genome shotgun sequence genomic DNA includes:
- the LOC122548341 gene encoding late histone H2B.L4-like: protein MPTTASSSSSAAASSSAASSAAISASSSTGVTGAAKGAVSKKGSKKTAMKMSRRGAASDRRHRRNRRRESYSLYIYKVLKQVHPDTGISSKAMSVINSFVGDIFERLAAEASRLVHYTRRQTLSSREIQSAVRLLLPGELAKHAVSEGTKAVTKYTSSK, encoded by the coding sequence ATGCCGACCACCGCCTCCTCTTCGTCGTCCGCCGCCGCCTCCTCCTCAGCCGCTTCGTCGGCCGCCATCTCTGCCTCGTCTTCGACAGGGGTGACCGGTGCCGCCAAGGGCGCCGTCTCCAAGAAAGGCTCAAAGAAGACGGCGATGAAGATGTCCCGCCGGGGGGCGGCGAGCGACCGGAGGCACCGCCGGAACCGCCGCCGGGAGAGCTACAGCCTCTACATCTACAAGGTGCTGAAGCAGGTGCACCCCGACACCGGTATCTCCTCCAAGGCTATGAGTGTCATCAATTCGTTCGTAGGCGACATCTTCGAGCGCCTGGCCGCCGAGGCCTCCCGCCTGGTCCACTACACCCGGCGGCAGACCCTGTCCTCCCGGGAGATCCAAAGCGCCGTCCGCCTGCTGCTCCCCGGGGAGCTGGCCAAACACGCCGTGTCCGAGGGCACCAAGGCGGTCACCAAATACACCAGCTCCAAGTAG
- the LOC122548343 gene encoding histone H1.3-like, translated as MSGHILEAVGSSRDRRGLSLAGVKKALSAAGYDVPRINSRVNQAVRSLVSTGSLLRTAGAGASGSFKINRQHHPEGQNRPVAAAAAAANPKSRGRQRKAATTRGRKRSPGRRKKPPPGGRKKGRAAGGRRKAAKGTGVRRPGGHIRAARKATKEPLPGAEPPPGGQEAQPQTGAGESGSEEAEPGAGKR; from the coding sequence ATGTCCGGGCACATCCTGGAGGCGGTGGGGTCTTCCCGGGACCGCCGCGGCCTCTCGCTGGCCGGCGTCAAGAAGGCGCTGTCGGCCGCCGGTTACGACGTGCCGCGAATCAATTCGCGGGTGAACCAGGCGGTGCGGAGCCTGGTGTCCACCGGCTCGCTGCTGCGGACGGCAGGCGCCGGGGCATCGGGTTCCTTTAAAATCAACCGGCAGCACCATCCGGAGGGTCAGAACCGCCCGGTGGCAGCAGCAGCGGCCGCCGCTAACCCCAAGTCTCGGGGTCGGCAGCGGAAAGCCGCCACCACCCGCGGCAGGAAGAGGAGCCCGGGACGGAGGAAGAAACCGCCGCCAGGCGGCCGGAAGAAGGGCAGGGCCGCCGGCGGACGGAGGAAAGCGGCCAAAGGGACCGGGGTCCGGAGACCCGGTGGTCACATTCGGGCGGCCCGGAAAGCGACCAAGGAGCCGTTGCCGGGCGCTGAGCCGCCGCCCGGGGGGCAGGAAGCTCAACCACAGACGGGAGCAGGAGAGAGCGGCTCCGAGGAGGCTGAGCCAGGGGCTGGGAAGCGCTGA